The Planctomycetota bacterium genome includes the window CCCCCCCCCCACGGCTTCGAGTGGGTGGAAGGAACGATTCGTCCACCGAGAGCCTCGTCACCGGCATCGCGACGGGGCACCGAGCGCAGACGACACCGAGTCACCGACGCGAGCGCATCGCTCACTCTGAACTCGACCTCGCTACGCAGCTGCGCAGATGCGAGCCCGGCCCGCTTCTTTAGCGTCGTAGAGCGCCCGGTCGCAGGCTTCCATGAGCGATTCGAGGCTCGCTGGGATCGGGTGGCAGGTTTGCAGTTCGGCGACGCCGATACTCATCGTCTTGCGCTCGCCGTTGGGTAGCAACGCGGCGCTCGCATTGGCATAGTCGTCCGCGATGCGTTTCGCGGCTTGAGTCGCGAAGGCGGCTTCCGTCTGGGGCAGCAGCAGAATGAACTCGTCGCCGCCATAACGACAGGCGGCGTCCATCTGCCGGAGATTCGCCTGAATCGCGCGGGCGGCCGTCTTGATCAGGTCATCGCCGACGGCATGGCCGTGGGTGTCGTTGACCTGTTTGAACTTGTCGAGGTCGATCATCACGAGCGACAACGCAGTCGACTTGCGTGTTGCCTCCGCGAACAGCTGATTCCCGATGCGTTCGAAGCTGCGACGGTTGTAGCAGCCCGTCATCGCATCGAGGCTCGCCTCCCGCTCGGCGAGCTCTCGGGCGGATCGCTCGTCGGCGAGGTCGGTCGTCAGCCGTTGGGCTTGGTCTCGCAAGGTCGTCTCACGACGATGCCTCGCCACGGCCGTCTCGCCGGCGGCGAGGTTCTTGGCGATCGTCAGGGGCATCGTCTCGAGATACGCCCCAGCCTTGACGACGTAGTCGCACGCCCCGCCACGAATCGCACGACTTGCCGTGGCGGTGTCGTTCTGGCCGGTGAGCATCATGACCGGCAGCTCTGGAGCACGCTGCTGCAGGCTGTCGAGAATGTCCAGGCCGTTGCCATCAGGAAGGTTCACATCGCACAGCGCAAGCGCGTAGGGCGTGAGGTCGGCCACCTCATCGACTTCCTTGCAGGAGCCACAGATGTCGACCAGTCCTTCGCCAAACGCCTCTTCGAGTGTCTCGCCGATGAGCAGCTGCTGGTCGGGATCGTCCTCGATAAGGAGCAGCCGCTGGGCCGTGCTTGAGGTCGGTTTTGCGTTGCCGTTCGTGTCGGAGCTGTCCACCGTGTCCCCTTCCTGCGTCAACTCGGACGTACAATTCGCGTCGTCGTTTTGCGAACAAACGCTTGGAAATCTGGCGTTGTTGTCGAGTGCGTCCGTCATCCGAATTCAGGCAGCGTTGGGGATTGGGGAAGTCGTCTCTTTCTGCGGGCGGACGTGAAGCCAGTAGTCGGTGCTTTGCAGAACCGTCTCGATCAAACTGTCGGCATCTGCGGGCTTGACCTGAAACGCGTCGGCCTCGCATCCGGCGTCGCGGCCTTGCTGGGCGACGTCCTGCAGGCCACTCAGGATGACGACCGGGATGTTCCGTGTCCGCGGGTTTTCCTTGAGCCGCTTGACCGCTTCGAGCCCGCCCATGCCAGGCATTTCGACGTCCATGTAGATCAGGGACGGGAGCGGATCGCACGAGTCAAGAAAGGTCAGCGCCTCCTCGCCAGAGCCGCACTCGCTGATCGTCGGTGACGCTTCCTCATCACGGTGCTCTTCGGCGAGCTCAATGGCGTCGCGAATCAGGATGCGCAGGTCCACGTCATCGTCCACCACCAGAATGTGCGGATCCAGCCGACGCCCGGAGGCGGCAGTGAGCTGGCGGAGGCTGGGACCTGGCGCGGACACGACTGCAGTAAAAACTCAAGAACTTCAGGCAGCCAACGGCTTGGAGCTGTGCGGCTCAACCGCAAGGGTTGGTCGGGGCGGATCGTCGTGGACGGCATCTTCGTCGGCGACAAGGGTGCCCTCGTCTGGCTGCGGCGTCGTGGTCTTGGCTCCGATGTACGCGTTGCCGATGGTGAACCGGAACGTCGTCCCGCCTCGCACGCCAGGCTCACAACGAATGGCTCCGTCGTAGGTCTCGATGATCGCCTTCACGCCCGCCAGCCCGACGCCCTTGCCCGCGACGCCCTGGTGATTCGATCCTCGGCGGAAGGCGTAGAAGACGCGTGCTGCATCCTCGGCGCTGATGCCAATCC containing:
- a CDS encoding diguanylate cyclase — translated: MDSSDTNGNAKPTSSTAQRLLLIEDDPDQQLLIGETLEEAFGEGLVDICGSCKEVDEVADLTPYALALCDVNLPDGNGLDILDSLQQRAPELPVMMLTGQNDTATASRAIRGGACDYVVKAGAYLETMPLTIAKNLAAGETAVARHRRETTLRDQAQRLTTDLADERSARELAEREASLDAMTGCYNRRSFERIGNQLFAEATRKSTALSLVMIDLDKFKQVNDTHGHAVGDDLIKTAARAIQANLRQMDAACRYGGDEFILLLPQTEAAFATQAAKRIADDYANASAALLPNGERKTMSIGVAELQTCHPIPASLESLMEACDRALYDAKEAGRARICAAA
- a CDS encoding response regulator encodes the protein MSAPGPSLRQLTAASGRRLDPHILVVDDDVDLRILIRDAIELAEEHRDEEASPTISECGSGEEALTFLDSCDPLPSLIYMDVEMPGMGGLEAVKRLKENPRTRNIPVVILSGLQDVAQQGRDAGCEADAFQVKPADADSLIETVLQSTDYWLHVRPQKETTSPIPNAA